The Brachyspira hyodysenteriae ATCC 27164 sequence AAGATGTAAATACTGCAATAGGAAAATTCGACATGCCTGAAGAAGATTTCAACTTCATAAAAAATTTTGTTGAGAATGCTGTATATGACGATTATGATTTACTTATTCAATTATGCGATTGTCTTGCTTTGCCTTCTGGATTTTGTTTGCTTGAAAAAAGGTTCGTTGATGCTGCATTAAGATATGGAACATTTCCTCAAAGTGCATTGAGATGGAAAAGAGTATTTGAAATAAAAGAATATTTTGAAAGTGTTATAGGCACTTCAATTTACAATTTACTTCCGAACATAAAAGATAATATTTCATGATCTTTTTAATGGTATATTTTTTTCTTCAAAATAAAGTGATATAACATTTTTTATTTCTTTCAAGGCTTCTTCTTCTGTTGCTCCGAAAGCACTTATATTATCTAACTCTTCTGATAAAGCTATATACCCCTCATCTTCTTCACTATAAAAAATTTTAATACTATATTTCATATCATTCCTCCAAATTATATTTATTAACTAGATATAAAAATTGTTTAACTTGATAGGGTTTTACCTCTCCATTAACATTTTGTATATTAATTAACTCAGAAATACCAATTCTAGAATATATTCTATGGCCCCTCTTTGTCTTTTACACACAAAACCAAAAGATTCTACAATACTACAAAAATAAGAATATTTAATATTTTTATTATTATTTGTAAGTTTATTAATAATCTCTTTCTTGTCCATATTTTAATTATAATATTATTCAATATAAAATCAACTACTCGCCTAGCTAACGAATCCATACGGTCGGCACATTCCGCACAGTAACGCTCACCCTTACAGACAGGCAACTATACGTGAACGAAGGAAGGCTGATTAGACAATCATCAAACAAATAAACTAATTGTAAAAACATAATCTACATGTTAAAATTAATAATAAAAAAATAAGGAATAAAAATGCCTGTTATATCAAGATTTTATGGTATCATTATCAAAATGTATTTTCAGCAAAAAGAGCATAATCCTCCGCATTTTCATGCTATATATGGTGAGTATGTTGGTGTTATTGATATCAATGAATTAAAGATGATAGAAGGCGATTTACCTAATAAAGCATGTTCGCTTGTATTGGAATGGGCTAAGAATAATCAAGACGAACTTTTAAATATATGGAATACTCAAAACTTTAAACAATTAGAACCTTTGGAGTAATTATGACTTTCCATAAAATAAAAAACGTTAAAGCTTTGGATAATCTCATTTTAGAAATAATATTTGAAAATGAAGAAATAAAATATTATGATATAAAAAAATTAATCCCTGAACATAAAGAGTTTGAAATTTTGAATGATAGGACTTTATTTAATCTTGTAAAAGTAGATGTCGGCGGATACGGCATTTCTTGGAACGATGATTTGGATATATCATGCAACACTTTATACTACGAGCTGTAGCACCACCCCGCACGGTAACTCTTTACCTTATCAAACGTCCACTATACGTGCGGCTGAATATCCAAACATTACCATAAAAGATTTTTTTAAAATTTTCATTATTACCCACCCAAACCCACCCTTTAAAGTTAAACAGAATTTTTTTAAAGAATAAGCCCGAAAATCTGATTTTTTTTAAAGACTACGAAAAAAAGTGGACTTTCCCAACCCCAACAAGCTAGCCATTTGAACCACTCGCCTAGCTAACACACTACTCGCCGTAGGGGCTTCCCGCACTGTATATCTTAATATTAAGGATAGTACAATGTACGTGCGGCTGATTACCCAACATCAAACAAAAAGAAACCGACTAAAAAGCCAACCCAGAAATAATTTTTTGAAAATTTACCTTATTACCCACCCGAACCCGCCCTTATAGTTAAACAAACATTTTTAACAAAACAAGCCTACAAATTAAATTTTTTTAGAAAAAATTAGAAAAAATATTGTACTTTTTTCATAGGAAAAAAGTACCAAAAAACTACTTCTTTTGTGGCACAGGCGAAGCCCGCCTACGGCGAGAAGCAAAAAGCATTTACATCATGTAGGATAATCCAAACATTCTAACAATATACCCAAAACGCTAACGCGAATTTTTATTAAATATTGAACGCAGGCTAAAGCCTTTCTCTCTGAACTACTCGCCTAGCTTACGCACTCCCTACGGTCGGGGGCTTTCCGCACGGTATAGCTCACCCTTACAGACAGTCAACTGTACGCGACCGAAGGAAGTACCCGAGACAAAGTCCCCTATGGTGAGGGTATGCGGCTGATTACCCAACATTATTTTTGAACAGTTTTATTTGATTTTAAATGATTATATTTTCTTTTACTAACATAACCCTTAATAATATTACCTTCATTATCTTTAGTTTCTACTTCATAATAATATTTAACATCACCAATGATAGTTATATTATTAACTGTAGTTTGATATATAACGTTTGATTTTGAATTATTTTTATCCATTATATTTATAATTAAAGCAGTAAAAATTGCAATCAATAATCCATAAATAATTAATATTATTCTATTATATATAGGATTTTTTTTACTCCATTTTTCCCAATAATCCATCAATTTTAATTGCCAATTATTAGTATTATTAATTGAATATAAATCGTTTTTTAACTCTTCAATCTCATTCTTATCAATAGCTTTTAAATTTAGATTTTCATCTTCTTCTAATTTCAAGAATACTTTATTAATAGAATCAGAAAAACATTTTTTATAATTTAATTCTATAAAATTTGCATAATCTTTTTTTAATAATTCTTGAGAATGTTTTAATGTTTCATATAAACTATTAATTGTAATTGAACCTGCAATATCTACATATTCTTTTTTGCGTAATTCTTCAGCATTCTTAATGGCATCAGATAAAGAATTATTTAAACTTAAATTAGAATGTTTTAATGTTTCATATAAACTATTAATTGTAATTGAACCTGCAATATCTACATATTCTTTTTTACGTAATTCTTCAGCATTCTTAATGGCATCAGATAAAGAATTATTTAAACTTAAATTAGAATGTTTTAAAGCTTCATATAAACTATTAATTGTAATTGAACCTGCAATATCTACATATTCTTTTTTACGTAATTCTTCGGCATTCTTAATGGCATCAGATAAAGAATTATTTAAACTTAAATTAGAATGTTTTAATGTTTCATATAAACTATTAATTGTAATTGAACCTGCAATATCTACATATTCTTTTTTGCGTAATTCTTCAGCATTTTTAATAGCATCAGATAAAAAATTATTTATACTAGAATTAGAAACAATATTTTTATTTTCTTTATTGAATTCTTCAATATCTTTAAAAGTGTTATATAAACTATTAACTGCGAGTTGAGAAGCTTCGTATAAAGTATTGTTAATATCAAT is a genomic window containing:
- a CDS encoding HD domain-containing protein encodes the protein MEILDLERAEYELNKAYKSNPTPWVEHSRYVAKAARIIASEYNKKSTDKKLDEDNSYIFGLLHDIGRYTGISAERHLIDGYKYCINYGWEKMAQICITHAFMIQDVNTAIGKFDMPEEDFNFIKNFVENAVYDDYDLLIQLCDCLALPSGFCLLEKRFVDAALRYGTFPQSALRWKRVFEIKEYFESVIGTSIYNLLPNIKDNIS
- a CDS encoding type II toxin-antitoxin system HicB family antitoxin; the protein is MKYSIKIFYSEEDEGYIALSEELDNISAFGATEEEALKEIKNVISLYFEEKNIPLKRS
- a CDS encoding DUF4160 domain-containing protein; amino-acid sequence: MPVISRFYGIIIKMYFQQKEHNPPHFHAIYGEYVGVIDINELKMIEGDLPNKACSLVLEWAKNNQDELLNIWNTQNFKQLEPLE
- a CDS encoding DUF2442 domain-containing protein; amino-acid sequence: MTFHKIKNVKALDNLILEIIFENEEIKYYDIKKLIPEHKEFEILNDRTLFNLVKVDVGGYGISWNDDLDISCNTLYYEL